In Kaistella sp. 97-N-M2, the sequence CGGCAGCATTTGGACAAACTTAATTTTCCAAGGCCGAAAAATGCAACATTAAAATTATACGCTATTCGCTTTTCTTGGCTTCCTCCCAAAGTTCATCCATCTGGTCTAAACTTAAATCGGCGAGGTTTACACTTTTTTCGCGCGCAAGATTTTCCATTTTTTGGAACCGCGTGATGAATTTATTGTTCGTTCTTTCCAAAGCAGAATCCGGATTAATGCCGGAAATCCGTGCATAATTGATGAGCGAAAAAAAGACGTCGCCCAATTCCTGCTCTTTCTTCTCCGGATCGGTTTCCGCATGAAATTCGGCCAGTTCTTCGTCCACTTTTTTCCAGGCATCTTCCGCGTTGGCAAATTCAAAGCCGATTCCTTTTACTTTATCCTGAATCCGGTAGGCTTTGATTAAACTTGGTGTCCCTTTCGTGACGCCCGACAGAACGGATTTGTTGCCTTCCTTCAGTTTTAGTTTTTCCCAGTTCTGCTTCACTTCTTCTTCATCTTTCACTTGAACTTCGCCATAAATATGCGGATGCCGAAAAATAAGCTTTTCGTTCAGCGAATTAATGACGTCAGCGATATCGAAACTGCCTTTCTCCGACCCGATTTTCGCATAAAAAACCAAATGCAAAAGCACGTCGCCGAGTTCTTTTTTAATCTCGGGCAGATCTTCTTCCAGCAGAGCATCAGAAAGTTCATAGACTTCCTCCAACGTTAAATGCCGCAGCGTCTGCAGAGTCTGTTTTTGATCCCACGGGCATTTTTCCCGCAGATCATTCATAATATCGAGTAAGCGGTCGAATGCTTCGAGCTGGTCTTTTCTGGAGTTCATTTTTGGAAAATTTTGTGAAATGATAGTCTTGCCAAGCTGGCGATGACACAAAAAACCTCATCAAAGTTAAAACTTCGACAAGGTTATAATTAAAGTTTTAAGGCAAATAATCAAATCCCGAAAGATTTAATAATTTATCCCATTTTTCTGTGCGTACTTTTGGGTGCAGATTTTGCGGAGGAAGTAGAAACTTTCGCTTTCGGTGCAGCAGCTTTATCTGCTTTTGGTGCAGCTTTTTTTACGTCTTTTTTATCGGCGATCGCAGGTTCTTCCTGTGGGGTTTCTTCAGATTTCACGAAGCTGTCCGGCGTAATGTATCCCGCTTTGTGAAGAATGTTGTACCACTGCGCCAATTTTTTAATGTCGGACACGTATACTCTTTCATTGTCGTAATCCGGCAAAGATGCTTTCATAAATTCCCGCAGGTCTTCATCCGACGATTTATGAGAAATGGTTTCTTTGTAATCCGTGTTTTTTGCCACGTTTTCGAAAACATCAAACAACGGAACTTCCTGGTCGAATGTAAACATCGCGATATTATCGAGCAAACTTACCTGCGAAGTATTGCCGATGCTCACTTTCTTTTTCGTTAAAACATCTTCGATGATGAAACCGTTCTTCAACTGAGAAATTAATTTGAAAAGACCCGGCTTTCCGGAGATCGAAATTATTTTTTCTAACTGCATCTATTTAATTTTTTTGTTTAATATTTATTCTGTATCACTGCAATTTCCTATTTCGGAAATCTCATTTTGTAATTGACGGAAACTTCGCCCTGCGAGATTTTTGCGAGTTTTCCTTTGACTAATTTTTTCTTGAGGGAACTTAAATGATCCGTAAAAAGAATTCCTTCAATATGATCGTATTCGTGCTGAATGACCCTCGCACGCATGTCGGAAAAAGTCTCGGTATGTTTAACGAAATTTTCGTCGTAATATTCGATCACGATGGTTTCCTTGCGTTTTACATCTTCG encodes:
- a CDS encoding DUF5606 domain-containing protein produces the protein MQLEKIISISGKPGLFKLISQLKNGFIIEDVLTKKKVSIGNTSQVSLLDNIAMFTFDQEVPLFDVFENVAKNTDYKETISHKSSDEDLREFMKASLPDYDNERVYVSDIKKLAQWYNILHKAGYITPDSFVKSEETPQEEPAIADKKDVKKAAPKADKAAAPKAKVSTSSAKSAPKSTHRKMG
- the mazG gene encoding nucleoside triphosphate pyrophosphohydrolase, with protein sequence MNSRKDQLEAFDRLLDIMNDLREKCPWDQKQTLQTLRHLTLEEVYELSDALLEEDLPEIKKELGDVLLHLVFYAKIGSEKGSFDIADVINSLNEKLIFRHPHIYGEVQVKDEEEVKQNWEKLKLKEGNKSVLSGVTKGTPSLIKAYRIQDKVKGIGFEFANAEDAWKKVDEELAEFHAETDPEKKEQELGDVFFSLINYARISGINPDSALERTNNKFITRFQKMENLAREKSVNLADLSLDQMDELWEEAKKSE